A part of Drosophila ananassae strain 14024-0371.13 chromosome 2R, ASM1763931v2, whole genome shotgun sequence genomic DNA contains:
- the LOC6493593 gene encoding UPF0389 protein CG9231 — MLTTLANCIKFRLIAIFTVGNQKVFKMFNKAAMVGAMVRRSFGTTQLMRQTIKNHEPNNLERKMLVWSGKYKSQAEVPSFVSQEEMERCRNKMRIRLANIMIGLTAIGCAIMIYNGKQAAKRGESVTKMNLDWHKQFNESNPDAKAAPATK, encoded by the exons ATGTTGACAACCCTAGCGAATTGCATAAAATTCCGGTTGATTGCTATATTCACAGTCGGTAAtcaaaaagtatttaaaatgtttaataaaGCTGCAATGGTAGGTGCTATGGTGCGCCGTTCCTTCGGAACCACCCAATTGATGCGACAAACCATCAAAAACCACGAACCCAACAATCTCGAGAGGAAGATGTTGGTGTGGAGCGGCAAATACAAGTCTCAGGCGGAGGTTCCCAGTTTTGTGAG TCAGGAGGAGATGGAGCGCTGTCGCAACAAAATGCGCATACGATTGGCCAACATCATGATTGGACTGACGGCCATTGGCTGCGCGATCATGATTTATAATGGAAAACAGGCCGCCAAACGAGGAGAGTCCGTGACCAAGATGAATCTGGACTGGCACAAGCAGTTTAACGAATCCAACCCCGACGCAAAAGCTGCTCCAGCCACAAAGTAG
- the LOC6493591 gene encoding histone-lysine N-methyltransferase ash1 — MSSGQNETAAAAKVLETQESGSENEETDSITDQSSQSKSTKSATQFSVQRSDTDGLRMRISAIRPLPVATPVESKPPKKPVVSKSRNMSAQDTESGCSEAKNKAVSKKIRVKRKKISSGNSGISKTEREKPHGSGFSSDSEDDLPLKVHQQRAPRLLLTAISQAAQSIEKPCLDIGISSSDNELPSLVQAAINRVESDTEDTTVEGSFRKAAKAKNLPRYQSTLLQDFMERTQMLGQSGNAGKLPEETVVKAKEEVAVLQTATPRKRRGRPKKVVAVLPAANSGPAINESADSGVISTTSTTQSTTPSPKMQSETVLPAGTAPVASTSKPKIDMAYLDKRMYATERVLYPPPRSKRRQNNKKPTSSSSNKEELQLDPLWREIDVNKKFRLRSMSVGAASATGAGTTTICSKILAAKSGYVSDYGSVRQPRSAHNHNSGYKSDASCKSRYSTKSCMSRRSRAKSCGYRSDCKESGKSGLRMRRKRRASMLLKTAADDPTEDQDILQLAGLSLGQSSEESNEYISKPSLQSLPTTSASKKYGEINRYVTTGQYFGRGGSLTATNPENFISKMMNQRKETPAPSKSSCKIKSRRSSAASMCSSYVSGMSRVRRRHRRKSFSHNKSLNIDSKLLTEIEIITSTFHSRCRIQDDRLTGSSGKEKLMADANKLQATLTAPSPAQQLVLNGGGSGGVGALAAPLPKPVKRGLKKRKLSEPLVDFAMLSASASGAPNGSGSSTGTAKRRHKKSQSNDSSSPDDHKLPLKKRHYLLTPGERPLAETAFANGKLNAEAWAAAAAAAKSTASTKSQAQFNAKSAKSALTPKKRHLLEQSTPSGRQGASSASNSPLRIVVDNNSISGGKLLDISPSSLCSLKQQRRVGGGKQKAIATRELVQMPSPAGSYPPPGVFEPSVELEIQIPIGKLNESVITKAEVESPLLSALDIKEDTKKEIGQRVVESLLHKTGGNLLLKRKRKKINRTGFPTVRRKKRKVSVEQQPAVLMDEAGQAPDPDDEPLQSIRETRSSSSAQVQVPPTNPPMDCERVPQAGEARETFVARSNQRAPRLSVVALERLQRPQTPARGRPRGRKPKDKTVVPPPPPEPEVKVAKKRGRHPKKPPVEVAPPPPTPPAPAPRPTKTKLQPNIKLPAGIDPNTNFSCKIRLKRRKNLDAVHQDLARTIKSKPAAPPPPPPAEDEITASQEEIDAEAEAKRLDSIPTEHDPLPAGESLNPGPFDYASCSDTSEDKSSTVSTKKLSKVKKTYLVAGLFSNHYKQSLMPPPAKVNKKPAQPEEQPVAPASLLPPPPYCEKYLRRSKIDFELPYDIWWAYTNSKLPTRHVVPSWNYRKIRTNVYAESVRPNLAGFDHPTCNCKNHGEIACQDNCLNRMVYTECSPSNCPAAEKCRNQKIQRHEVAPGVERFMTEDKGWGVRTKLPIAKGTYILEYVGEVVTEREFKQRMASIYLNDTHHYCLHLDGGLVIDGQRMGSDCRFVNHSCEPNCEMQKWSVNGLSRMVLFAKRAIAQGEELTYDYNFSLFNPSEGQPCRCRMPQCRGVIGGKSQRVKPLPAAEAKPSESSPGRNGRQRKHKAKKHQQQQRAQAKDAASSVAVAKMQPLSDKEKKLVKQFNTFLVRNFEKIRKFKAKRAAAQASSALTASASSPVQGATNGDIPGRRPSTPSSTSLLATQISALCTPRNMKTRGLAQAVQDPELEKMAKMAVILRDICSTLESRKMSDLLTTVSSKKKKAMKSSLGGKQGSSAGSGRVEFRSIQAQVEQGHYKSPLEYDEHMQQLFADAKQQHGDDEGKAKALQSLMDCYEQQKTSSYSQLVEILGESESLQSFKPKEEELMVPTVELQKDVKKSPGTGDATPPPTVPSIPINVLPPIEGSSDEDVIRCICGLYKDEGLMIQCAKCMVWQHTECTKADIDADNYQCERCEPREVDREIPLEEFTEEGHRYYLSLMRGDLQVRQGDAVYVLRDIPIKDEAGKVLPTKKHTYETIGAIDYQECDIFRVEHLWKNETGKRFIFGHHFLRPHETFHEPSRRFYPNEVVRVSLYEVVPIELVIGRCWVLDRTTFCKGRPMECTDEDHCYICELRVDKTARFFSKAKANHPACTKSYAFRKFPEKLKISKSYAPHDVDPSLLKTRRQKTDLEVAGGVPATAQKTPGRQEQQQQKAAGRKQRGVNAVTSESSSVRVLQPVAPNGQILKKKRSRLENVLITMKLKCLDAQTAQEQPIDLSYLLSGRGARQRKTQQHSGNGNNSSNCSN; from the exons ATGAGCAGTGGCCAAAATGagacggcagcagcagcaaaggTCCTGGAAACACAAGAGTCCGGCAGTGAAAATGAG GAAACCGATTCTATTACGGATCAGTCCAGCCAATCGAAGTCCACAAAATCCGCCACTCAGTTCAGCGTACAACGTTCGGATACAGATGGCCTGCGCATGAGAATCTCGGCCATCCGCCCCCTGCCAGTCGCAACTCCAGTGGAAAGTAAACCCCCAAAAAAGCCAGTTGTTTCAAAGTCCAGAAATATGTCCGCCCAGGACACAGAATCCGGTTGTTCAGAGGCTAAGAACAAGGCGGTCAGCAAGAAGATCAGAGTGAAGCGAAAGAAGATATCCAGTGGCAACAGTGGAATCAGCAAGACGGAGAGGGAGAAGCCCCATGGGTCGGGGTTCTCCTCGGATTCGGAGGATGATCTGCCGCTGAAGGTGCACCAGCAGAGAGCGCCGCGACTCCTGCTGACGGCCATCAGTCAGGCGGCACAGTCCATTGAGAAGCCCTGCTTGGACATTGGCATCTCGTCGAGCGACAATGAGCTGCCCAGTCTCGTCCAGGCGGCCATCAACCGAGTGGAGAGCGACACGGAAGACACCACAGTCGAGGGCAGCTTCCGCAAGGCGGCCAAGGCCAAGAACCTGCCGCGCTACCAGTCCACTCTGCTGCAGGACTTCATGGAGCGCACGCAGATGCTGGGCCAGAGCGGCAACGCCGGCAAGCTGCCGGAGGAGACGGTCGTGAAGGCCAAGGAGGAGGTGGCGGTTCTGCAGACGGCCACACCCCGAAAGCGGAGAGGCAGACCCAAGAAGGTCGTCGCTGTGCTGCCCGCCGCCAACTCTGGACCCGCTATCAATGAATCCGCCGACTCTGGAGTGATCAGCACCACCAGCACGACGCAGAGCACCACCCCGTCGCCCAAGATGCAAAGCGAAACTGTTCTGCCCGCTGGAACAGCGCCAGTGGCGTCCACCAGCAAGCCGAAGATCGACATGGCCTACCTGGACAAGCGAATGTACGCCACGGAGCGGGTGCTGTACCCGCCGCCGAGGAGCAAGCGGCGCCAGAACAACAAGAAGCCAACCTCCAGCTCCAGCAACAAGGAGGAGCTTCAGCTGGATCCCCTCTGGCGGGAAATAGACGTGAACAAGAAGTTCCGGCTAAGGAGCATGAGTGTGGGAGCGGCGAGTGCCACTGGCGCTGGCACCACCACCATTTGCAGCAAGATACTGGCCGCCAAGAGTGGCTACGTCTCGGACTACGGTAGCGTCCGGCAACCGAGGAGCGCCCACAACCACAATTCGGGCTACAAGTCCGACGCCAGCTGCAAGAGCCGATACAGCACCAAGAGCTGCATGAGCCGCCGGAGCAGGGCCAAGAGCTGTGGCTACCGCAGCGACTGCAAGGAGTCGGGGAAGTCCGGCCTAAGAATGCGACGGAAGCGGCGGGCTTCCATGCTCCTGAAAACGGCAGCTGACGATCCAACCGAAGACCAGGACATCCTCCAACTGGCGGGTCTGTCCCTCGGCCAGAGCAGCGAGGAGAGCAACGAGTACATCAGCAAGCCGAGTCTCCAGAGTCTGCCCACGACAAGTGCGAGCAAGAAGTACGGGGAGATCAACCGCTACGTCACCACGGGCCAGTACTTCGGGCGTGGCGGCAGCCTGACGGCCACGAATCCGGAGAACTTCATCAGCAAGATGATGAACCAGCGCAAGGAGACCCCAGCGCCCAGCAAGTCGTCCTGCAAGATCAAATCCCGGCGCTCCTCGGCGGCCAGCATGTGCAGCAGTTATGTCTCCGGGATGTCCAGAGTGCGTCGACGGCACCGCCGAAAGAGTTTCAGCCACAACAAGTCCCTGAACATAGACTCCAAGCTGCTCACCGAGATCGAGATCATCACGAGCACCTTCCACAGCAGGTGTCGCATCCAGGACGACCGCCTGACGGGAAGTAGTGGCAAGGAGAAGCTCATGGCCGATGCCAACAAGTTGCAGGCCACGCTCACCGCGCCCAGTCCCGCCCAGCAGTTGGTGCTCAACGGCGGCGGGAGTGGCGGAGTGGGAGCACTGGCCGCTCCCCTCCCGAAGCCCGTCAAGCGGGGCCTCAAGAAGAGGAAGCTTAGCGAACCGCTGGTGGACTTCGCCATGCTCTCGGCCAGCGCCAGTGGAGCTCCGAacggcagtggcagcagcaccGGCACAGCCAAACGTCGCCACAAGAAGTCCCAGAGCAACGACAGCTCCAGCCCGGATGATCACAAGCTGCCTCTCAAGAAGCGGCACTACCTACTGACTCCGGGAGAGCGTCCGCTGGCGGAGACGGCCTTCGCCAACGGAAAACTGAACGCAGAAGCGtgggcagcggcagcggcggctGCGAAGAGCACTGCGTCCACCAAGTCCCAGGCGCAGTTTAACGCCAAGAGCGCCAAGTCCGCCCTGACTCCCAAGAAGCGGCATCTGTTGGAGCAATCCACGCCCAGTGGTAGGCAGGGGGCGTCGTCCGCCAGCAACTCCCCCCTCAGGATCGTCGTCGACAACAATTCCATCAGCGGCGGCAAGCTGCTGGACATCAGTCCGAGCTCGCTGTGCTCCCTGAAGCAGCAAAGGAGAGTAGGCGGCGGCAAGCAGAAGGCCATCGCCACCAGGGAGCTGGTTCAGATGCCCTCTCCAGCCGGTAGCTACCCGCCGCCTGGAGTCTTCGAGCCATCCGTCGAGCTGGAGATCCAGATACCCATCGGGAAGCTCAACGAATCGGTGATAACCAAGGCCGAAGTGGAGTCTCCGCTACTGTCCGCCCTGGACATCAAAGAGGACACCAAAAAGGAGATTGGCCAGCGAGTGGTGGAGTCTCTGCTCCACAAAACGGGTGGCAATCTGCTCCTGAAACGGAAGCGGAAGAAGATCAACCGCACGGGCTTCCCAACAGTGCGTCGGAAGAAGCGGAAAGTCAGCGTGGAGCAGCAGCCGGCCGTGTTGATGGACGAGGCTGGGCAGGCACCGGACCCCGACGACGAACCGTTGCAGTCCATACGGGAGACCAGAAGCTCCAGCAGCGCCCAGGTACAGGTCCCGCCTACCAATCCGCCCATGGACTGTGAGAGGGTGCCACAGGCGGGTGAGGCGCGCGAAACCTTTGTGGCAAGGAGCAACCAGCGCGCCCCTCGCCTCTCGGTGGTGGCTCTGGAGAGGCTCCAGAGGCCGCAGACTCCAGCCAGGGGCAGACCGCGGGGCAGGAAGCCCAAGGACAAGACTGTAGTGCCACCACCGCCGCCCGAACCTGAGGTGAAGGTCGCCAAGAAACGAGGTCGGCATCCAAAGAAACCGCCAGTGGAAGTCGCTCCCCCGCCACCCACTCCCCCAGCCCCCGCTCCCCGGCCGACGAAAACCAAACTGCAGCCCAACATTAAGCTTCCGGCTGGCATCGATCCCAACACGAACTTCAGCTGCAAGATCCGCCTGAAGCGAAGGAAGAACTTGGATGCAGTCCACCAGGACCTGGCCAGGACCATTAAGAGCAAGCCTGCAGCTCCGCCTCCACCTCCGCCGGCAGAGGATGAGATCACCGCCAGCCAGGAGGAGATCGATGCCGAGGCGGAGGCCAAGCGACTGGACAGCATTCCCACTGAACACGATCCTCTGCCCGCCGGCGAGTCCCTCAATCCCGGGCCATTCGACTACGCCAGCTGCAGCGACACCAGCGAGGACAAGTCGTCCACCGTCTCCACCAAGAAGCTCTCCAAGGTGAAGAAGACCTACCTGGTGGCGGGGCTCTTCTCCAACCACTACAAGCAGTCGCTGATGCCGCCCCCGGCGAAGGTGAACAAGAAACCAGCgcagccggaggagcagcCGGTGGCTCCGGCCAGTCTCCTGCCACCGCCGCCCTACTGCGAGAAGTACCTGCGGCGGAGCAAAATCGACTTCGAGCTGCCCTACGACATCTGGTGGGCGTACACCAACTCCAAGCTGCCCACCCGGCATGTGGTGCCCTCGTGGAACTACCGGAAGATCCGGACAAACGTCTACGCCGAGTCAGTGCGTCCCAACCTGGCCGGCTTCGACCATCCCACTTGCAATTGCAAGAACCACGGCGAGATCGCGTGCCAGGACAACTGTCTCAACCGGATGGTGTACACCGAGTGCTCGCCCAGCAACTGTCCTGCGGCGGAGAAGTGCCGCAACCAGAAGATCCAACGACACGAAGTGGCGCCCGGCGTGGAGCGCTTCATGACGGAGGACAAGGGATGGGGAGTCCGGACGAAGCTGCCAATTGCCAAGGGCACCTACATCCTGGAGTATGTGGGCGAAGTGGTTACCGAGCGGGAGTTCAAGCAGCGCATGGCCAGCATATACCTGAACGACACCCACCACTACTGCCTCCACCTGGACGGCGGCCTGGTCATCGACGGCCAGCGGATGGGCAGCGATTGCCGGTTCGTGAATCACTCCTGCGAGCCCAACTGCGAGATGCAGAAGTGGAGTGTCAACGGCCTGTCCCGGATGGTGCTCTTCGCCAAGCGAGCCATTGCCCAGGGCGAGGAGCTCACCTACGATTACAACTTCTCTCTGTTCAATCCCTCCGAGGGCCAGCCCTGCAGATGCCGaatgccgcagtgccgcggcGTCATTGGCGGCAAGTCGCAGAGGGTGAAGCCGTTGCCCGCCGCGGAGGCGAAGCCATCGGAGAGCTCTCCCGGCCGGAACGGTCGCCAGCGCAAGCACAAGGCCAAgaagcaccagcagcagcagcgggcACAGGCCAAGGATGCGGCTTCCTCGGTGGCAGTGGCCAAGATGCAGCCTCTCTCCGACAAGGAGAAGAAACTAGTCAAGCAGTTCAATACGTTCCTGGTCAGGAACTTCGAGAAG ATTCGGAAATTTAAAGCCAAGCGCGCTGCCGCTCAGGCATCTTCGGCCCTGACTGCATCTGCCTCGTCGCCGGTGCAGGGCGCTACGAATGGTGATATTCCAGGGCGTAGACCCTCCACGCCGTCCTCCACATCCCTGCTGGCCACCCAGATCTCCGCGCTCTGCACGCCACGCAACATGAAGACTCGCGGACTGGCCCAGGCCGTTCAGGATCCCGAGCTGGAGAAGATGGCCAAGATGGCTGTGATTCTGAGGGACATCTGCAGTACCCTGGAGTCGCGAAAGATGTCCGATCTTTTAACCACCGTGTccagcaagaagaagaaggccATGAAGAGCTCTTTGGGCGGCAAGCAGGGGTCGTCGGCGGGGTCTGGTCGCGTGGAATTCCGATCCATACAGGCGCAGGTGGAGCAGGGCCACTACAAGTCGCCCCTGGAGTACGACGAGCACATGCAGCAGCTCTTTGCGGACGCCAAGCAGCAACATGGCGACGATGAGGGAAAGGCCAAGGCCCTGCAGTCCCTGATGGACTGCTATGAGCAGCAGAAGACGTCCAGTTACTCCCAGCTGGTGGAGATTCTCGGCGAATCGGAATCCCTGCAAAGCTTTAAGCCAAAGGAGGAGGAGTTGATGGTTCCCACAGTGGAACTGCAAAAGGATGTGAAGAAATCTCCAGGAACAGGAGATGCCACGCCACCTCCCACAGTGCCATCGATTCCCATCAATGTCCTGCCACCCATTGAGGGATCCAGCGACGAGGATGTGATCCGTTGCATATGTGGGCTGTACAAGGACGAGGGCCTGATGATTCAGTGCGCCAAGTGCATGGTGTGGCAGCACACGGAGTGCACCAAGGCGGACATCGATGCGGATAACTATCAGTGCGAGCGATGCGAGCCGCGGGAGGTGGACAGGGAGATTCCATTGGAGGAGTTCACCGAAGAAGGACATCGCTACTATCTCTCTCTGATGCGGGGTGACCTGCAGGTTCGCCAAGGGGATGCAGTGTATGTTTTGCGCGACATTCCCATCAAGGACGAGGCTGGCAAGGTGCTGCCCACCAAGAAGCACACCTACGAGACAATCGGAGCCATCGACTACCAGGAGTGTGACATATTCCGGGTGGAGCACCTGTGGAAGAACGAAACTGGCAAGCGGTTCATCTTTGGCCATCATTTCCTTCGGCCGCACGAGACCTTCCACGAGCCATCGCGTCGGTTCTATCCCAACGAAGTGGTGCGCGTCTCCCTGTACGAAGTGGTGCCCATTGAGCTCGTCATTGGACGGTGCTGGGTCCTGGATCGCACCACCTTCTGCAAGGGCCGGCCCATGGAGTGCACCGACGAGGATCATTGCTACATTTGTGAACTGCGCGTGGACAAGACGGCCAGGTTCTTCTCCAAGGCCAAGGCCAATCACCCGGCATGCACCAAAAGCTATGCCTTCCGAAAGTTTCCCGAAAAACTCAAGATATCCAAGAGCTATGCG CCGCACGATGTGGATCCTTCGTTGCTTAAAACACGGAGGCAAAAGACTGATTTAGAAGTAGCAGGAGGCGTTCCAGCCACGGCTCAGAAGACGCCGGGCaggcaggagcagcagcaacaaaaggCGGCTGGGAGGAAGCAGCGAGGGGTCAATGCGGTCACATCGGAATCATCTTCTGTACGAGTATTACAACCAGTGGCGCCCAATGGGCAG ATACTGAAAAAGAAACGGTCGCGCTTGGAAAACGTCTTAATAACCATGAAGCTCAAGTGTCTCGATGCACAGACCGCCCAGGAGCAACCGATCGACTTGTCGTACCTGCTATCCGGACGTGGTGCTCGGCAGAGGAAGACCCAGCAGCACTCCGGCAATGGCAACAACAGCTCGAACTGTTCTAACTAA
- the LOC6506347 gene encoding ATP-binding cassette sub-family F member 3: MSEYTSILQREFPKIDSELLTYVVGVLSGSEEDFETGDDVFDAVGDILQSIDCDRPEESIRELCDQFLNIMKNNGVSVERKVLNAPVNIAEMAKDMERMDKDMQSIWVVNKDGGNKVDSKKLEKAEAKLQQKQEKRQEVNKHGMIPVAVKLQTATASQVTNKKNTKLDQKGLNRSMDIKIENFDLAFGEKVLLQNANLLLSFGRRYGLVGRNGLGKTTLLRMIAERQLQIPSHISVLHVEQEVVGDDTAAVDSVLECDTERTRLLDREKEILAALNNGVQDAALSSELSETYAALQNIEADKAVARASVILKGLGFDADMQLRPTKSFSGGWRMRLALARALFSKPDLLLLDEPTNMLDIKAIIWLENYLQTWPTTILVVSHDRNFLDTVPTDIIHLHSQELEAYKGNYEQFEKTKTEKLKAQRREYEAQMAHRAHVQEFIDRFRYNANRASSVQSKIKMLEKLPELKPVEKETVVTLKFPDVEPLNPPVMAISEVSFRYNQEDPLPIFKGVNLSATSDSRICIVGENGAGKSTLLKIIVGQLSTIHGNIVMHRGLRIGYFAQHHVDHLNMNVTCVGVLAELFPGRPDEEYRRQLGSFGISGPLALQSIASLSGGQKSRVALAKMCMAEPNFLVLDEPTNHLDIETIDALGKAINAFKGGVILVSHDERLIKVVCKELWVCGNRTVRAIEGGLDEYKREVYKEIEANS, from the exons ATGAGTGAATACACAAGCATTCTGCAGCGAGAGTTCCCAAAAATCGACTCTGAGCTCCTGACATACGTTGTGGGAGTGCTATCTGGCAGCGAGGAAGACTTCGAGACCGGCGACGATGTCTTTGATGCGGTGGGCGACATCCTGCAGAGCATCGATTGTGACCGGCCTGAGGAGAGTATACGGGAGCTGTGCGACCAGTTCCTCAACATAATGAAGAACAATGGGGTCAGCGTGGAGCGCAAGGTTCTGAATGCGCCCGTAAATATTGCTGAGATGGCAAAAGACATGGAGCGCATGGACAAGGACATGCAGAGCATCTGGGTGGTCAACAAGGACGGTGGAAAC AAAGTGGATTCGAAAAAGCTGGAAAAGGCGGAGGCCAAGCTGCAGCAGAAGCAGGAGAAGCGGCAGGAGGTGAACAAGCACGGCATGATTCCAGTTGCCGTAAAACTGCAGACGGCAACGGCATCCCAGGTGACCAACAAAAAGAACACGAAGCTGGACCAGAAGGGCCTCAACCGGTCCATGGACATCAAGATTGAGAACTTCGATCTGGCCTTTGGCGAAAA GGTTCTTCTGCAGAATGCGAATCTGCTGCTCTCCTTCGGCCGGCGATATGGATTGGTGGGCAGGAACGGTCTGGGCAAAACCACCCTCTTAAGGATGATTGCCGAGCGGCAGCTGCAGATCCCCTCTCACATATCGGTTCTGCACGTGGAGCAGGAGGTGGTGGGCGACGATACAGCAGCGGTGGACAGCGTATTGGAATGCGACACGGAACGAACGAGGTTGCTCGACCGCGAGAAGGAGATCCTGGCGGCCTTGAACAATGGCGTTCAGGACGCGGCGCTTTCCAGCGAGCTGAGTGAGACGTACGCTGCTCTGCAGAACATTGAGGCGGACAAGGCTGTGGCACGGGCATCTGTGATACTGAAGGGATTGGGTTTCGATGCGGACATGCAGCTGCGACCTACGAAATCATTCTCAGGTGGTTGGCGCATGCGTCTGGCGTTAGCGAGAGCCCTCTTCTCCAAGCCAGATCTTCTCCTGCTCGACGAGCCGACGAACATGTTGGACATTAAGGCCATTATTTGGTTAGAGAACTACCTCCAGACGTGGCCAACCACGATACTGGTTgtttcccacgatcgcaatTTCCTTGACACCGTGCCGACGGACATCATTCACCTGCATTCCCAGGAACTGGAGGCTTACAA ggGAAATTATGAACAATTCGAGAAGACCAAGACGGAGAAACTGAAGGCCCAGCGCAGGGAGTACGAGGCTCAGATGGCGCACAGGGCTCATGTTCAGGAGTTCATCGATCGCTTCCGTTACAACGCCAACCGCGCCTCCTCCGTTCAATCCAAAATCAAAATGCTCGAGAAACT GCCTGAACTTAAGCCCGTGGAAAAGGAGACTGTGGTGACGCTCAAGTTTCCCGATGTCGAGCCTCTCAACCCTCCCGTTATGGCCATTTCGGAGGTCTCCTTCCGCTACAACCAGGAGGACCCACTGCCCATCTTCAAGGGCGTGAATCTCTCGGCCACCTCGGACTCCAGGATCTGTATTGTCGGAGAGAACGGTGCGGGCAAGTCAACGCTGCTGAAGATCATCGTGGGCCAGCTGAGCACCATCCATGGGAACATTGTGATGCATCGAGGATTGCGAATCGGCTACTTCGCCCAGCATCACGTGGATCATCTGAACATGAATGTGACGTGTGTGGGCGTCTTGGCGGAACTGTTTCCCGGACGACCCGACGAGGAGTACCGGCGGCAACTGGGCAGTTTCGGTATATCGGGTCCACTTGCCCTGCAAAGCATTGCCAGCCTGTCCGGAGGACAGAAGTCACGTGTGGCCTTAGCTAAGATGTGCATGG cGGAACCCAACTTCCTGGTGCTCGACGAGCCGACCAATCACTTGGATATCGAAACAATTGATGCTCTCGGCAAGGCAATTAATGCCTTCAAG GGCGGCGTCATTTTGGTTTCCCACGACGAGCGACTCATCAAGGTCGTCTGCAAGGAGCTCTGGGTTTGTGGCAACCGCACTGTCAGAGCCATCGAAGGTGGCCTGGACGAGTACAAGCGGGAGGTGTACAAGGAAATCGAAGCTAATAGTTGA
- the LOC6493592 gene encoding rRNA methyltransferase 3, mitochondrial has protein sequence MCQQSSVSLSSNTMFHNIFKRSLQASFRQIYTINNCNPLRASSSSPHGDVKDALEIEANLFGNSGQKHEPVNTREALRKNRSKSFGARKNKENKREGPVNPPKFTATSDPPRFSVPRAHPPPAPIIKDSELNLEFVRLTLQDPLTSTLLTTVRSKKRRDKNRQIILEGRRLIQEALQCGLKMQTLLFSQKDQLALVKEEVGKAQQGTGSKIYKVPQHDLKTWSSLVTPPGLMAIFDRPSDKGLESNLAEQERVGTKPLPVTVVCDNIREPNNLGSIIRTCAALPCSQVVVTHGCCDPWESKALRGGCGGQFRIPILDDVTWEELSNIIPPEVSSDCRVFIAENNLEKRESHETIDYADISDVGAQNFLIIGGESHGVSEAAYRFKHLVGGKGKCVYIPLAAGIDSLNVASALTLLLFELRRKINQQAEAGALAL, from the exons ATGTGCCAGCAATCATCTGTTTCACTTTCATCCAACACCATGTTTCACAACATTTTCAAACGCTCGCTTCAGGCGAGTTTTAGACAAATATATACCATAAATAACTGCAATCCTTTGCGAGCAAGCTCCAGCAGTCCCCATGGCGATGTCAAGGATGCACTGGAGATCGAGGCCAATCTGTTTGGCAATTCTGGACAGAAGCATGAGCCGGTAAACACGCGGGAGGCTTTACGCAAGAACCGCTCCAAGTCGTTTGGAGCGCGGAAGAATAAGGAGAATAAGAGGGAAGGTCCAGTGAATCCCCCAAAATTTACTGCAACTTCGGATCCTCCCAGGTTCAGTGTCCCTCGAGCACATCCTCCTCCCGCTCCAATCATCAAAGACAGCGAACTGAACCTGGAGTTTGTACGTCTCACGCTGCAGGATCCACTGACCAGCACTTTGTTAACTACTGTACGGTCCAAAAAGCGGCGCGACAAGAACCGTCAGATCATCCTCGAGGGCAGAAGACTCATCCAGGAGGCCCTGCAGTGCGGTCTCAAAATGCAGACGCTCCTCTTCAGTCAGAAGGATCAGTTGGCGTTGGTCAAGGAGGAGGTGGGAAAAGCCCAACAAGGCACTGGGTCGAAAATCTACAAGGTGCCACAACATGATCTTAAGACCTGGTCCTCGCTGGTCACCCCTCCCGGTCTGATGGCCATTTTCGATCGCCCGTCAGACAAGGGCTTGGAGAGCAACCTGGCGGAACAGGAGCGAGTGGGCACTAAGCCCTTGCCTGTAACGGTGGTGTGCGACAACATCAGGGAGCCCAACAACCTGGGCAGCATCATCAGGACCTGTGCAGCCCTTCCATGTAGTCAGGTGGTAGTCACCCACGGCTGCTGCGACCCTTGGGAGTCGAAGGCCCTCCGAGGCGGCTGTGGGGGACAGTTTAGGATTCCCATTCTGGACGATGTTACCTGGGAGGAGCTCTCGAACATCATACCCCCGGAAGTTTCAAGCGACTGTCGGGTGTTCATCGCAGAAAACAATCTGGAGAAGAGGGAGAGCCACGAGACCATCGACTATGCGGATATTAGTGATGTGGGAGCTCAAAACTTCCTGATAATTGGCGGAGAAAGCCATGGAGTCAGTGAGGCTGCTTACAG GTTCAAGCACTTGGTTGGAGGAAAGGGAAAGTGCGTTTATATTCCCTTGGCAGCTGGAATCGATAGCTTGAATGTGGCCTCTGCCCTCACGCTGTTGCTCTTTGAGCTTCGAAGGAAAATAAATCAGCAGGCAGAAGCTGGAGCTCTGGCTCTATGA